CCTCGTGTACTTCATCGGCTTCACCCCCGGACTGCCGTACATGGGTGGACTGCCCGAGCGGCTGCGGATCCCCCGCCTGGAGACCCCGCGCACGAAGGTGCCGGCGGGAAGCGTGGGGATCGGCGGTGGCCAGTGTTGCATCTATTCGGTCGACAGCCCGGGCGGGTACTGGATCCTCGGTCGTACGCCGCGCACGCTCTACGACCCCGGGGCCGACGAGCCGACGCTGCTGCGGCCCGGCGACCGCGTGCGTTTCCGGCCGATCTCCCGCGCCGAGTTCGCCGAGCTCGAGCAGAGCCGGGACTCTGATCGGGTGAGAGATCGGAAGCCGAGCGCGATTCCGGCGGGGCACGGGGGTGGCGACAGCCCGGGTGCCCATGCCCTGATAAAAATTCTGGATCCGGGGCCGCAGACGACGGTGCAGGATCTGGGCCGCCGCGGATACCTGCGGTTCGGCATCCCGCCGGCGGGCCCGGTCGATCCCGCCGCCTTCATTCTCGCCAACCGTCTGGTGGGCAACGCCGACGGCGCGGCTGGGCTCGAATGTACCGTCGTCGGCCCTCGCTTCGTGGCCGAGAACGCCTGCGCCATCGCCGTCACCGGCGCGACGCTGCCGGTCACGGTCAACGGCCAGGACGCTCCCATGTGGACGACGCTCCCGCTCGTGCCGGGCGACGTGGTGAAGCTGGGGGCGGCCCGGACCGGGGTCCGCGGCTACATCGCCTTCTCCGGCGGGATCGACGTGCCGGAGGTGCTGGGCGCGCGGGCCACGTACTTGCGAGGGCGCCTGGGCGGGCTCGGGGGGCGCGTGCTGCGGCGGGACGACGAGCTCGCGCTCGCTCCGGCGCCCGCGCCGGTCGTGCGTCGGGTGTCGGCGTCCGCATGGCCGCGCCTGGACACGGAGCCCGAGATCCGTGTCGTGCCCGGGCCCCAGCAGGACCGCTTCACCGCCGAGGGGCTCGCCGCGCTCCTGGGCGGGCCCTACGAGATGCTGCCGCAGTCCGATCGCATGGGCGCTCGGCTGCGCGGCCCTCGCATCGCGCACAGCCGCGGGCACGATATCATCTCGGACGGCATCGCGCTCGGCAGCATCCAGGTGCCCGGCGACGGCCAGCCCATCGTGCTCCTCGTCGACCGCCAGTCGACCGGCGGCTATACGAAGGTGGCCACGGTGTGCTCTTTCGACATCGGGCGCCTGGGACAGGTAAAACCTGGCCAGCGGCTGCGCTTCCGGGCCATCCCCCTGGCCGAGGCGCATCGGGCGCTCGTGACGTGGCTGGCTAGACTGGACGGTGCGCTCGACGCTGCCTGATCGGAGGATTGATGAGCATCGATCGTGAGCTGAATGAGTACCTGGCCAAGACGAGCCGCTCCCGGAGCCTGCACGAAGAAGCGGTGGCGGTGATGCCAGGCGGGAATAGCCGGACCACGACCTTCTTCGACCCCTACTCCCTCTACTTCCAGCGGGGTCAGGGCGCTCACATCTGGGATGCCGACGGGATCGATCGGCTCGACTTCAACGGCAACTACACGAGTCTGATCCTCGGTCACGCCCCTCCCGAGGTCGTCAAGGCCGCGCAAGAGGCGGCGGCCCTCGGCCTCTCGTTTCCGGGCCCCACCGAATACGAGCTGCGACTGGCCGAAGTGCTGAGCCGTCGCGTGCCCTCCATGCAGACCCTCCGCTTCACCAATTCCGGGACCGAGGCGACGATGAACGCGGTGCGGCTGGCCCGCGCCGCCACCGGGCGGCCCCGGATCGCCAAGTTCGAGGGTGCCTATCACGGCACCCACGACTCGGTCATGGTCAGCGTGTCGCCCGATCCCCGGACCGCCGGGGGCCGTCGGCGCCCGAAACCGGTGCCGTGGTCGGCAGGAGTCCTGCCCGCCACGGTAAAGCACACCGTCGTGCTGCCCTGGAACGATGCGGAGGCCTGCGGGGAGATCATCGACCGGGAGGCGGCGAACCTCGCCGCCGTCGTCGTCGATCCCCTGCTGGGCATCGGCGGCATCATTCCCCCGCTGGACGGGTTTCTGCAGCATCTACGGGCGGTGACCGAGCGTCATGGCGTCCTGCTCGTGTTCGACGAAGTGATCTCCTTTCGCGTGGCCTGGGGCGGGGCCCAGGAGCGCTTCGGCGTCCGTCCCGATCTGACGACCCTGGGTAAGATCATCGGGGGCGGCCTGCCCGTCGGGGCCTTCGGTGGCCGGCCCGATCTCATGGCCGCATACGATCCCCGCAAGGGGGGCGCGCGCATCAGTCACGGTGGAACCTTCAACGCCAACCCGGTGACGATGGCCGCCGGGCTGGCGACGATGAATTTAATCACGCCGGAGGCGCTGAGCCGGCTCGACGCGCTGGGCGAGCGGCTCCGGGGCGGGGTGACTCGGCTGCTCCAGGCCACGCGGCGGCGGGGACAGGTGAGCGGGATCGGCTCGCTCTTCTGCCTGCACTGGACGTCGGGCCCCCTCACCGATTACCGCTCGAGCCGGCCCAAGGATCCCCAGACGCCGATGCGCGTGTTCATGGGTCTCCTCAACGAGGGGATCGTCCTCAGCCAGCGTGGCCTGGGCGCGTGCTCGCTGGCGATGACGGAGGAGGACATCGACCGGTTCGTCAACGCCCTGGCCCGCGTCCTGGCCCGGGAGTAGGAGCCCACCATGCCGACGCAGAAATTCATCGACCTCAACTGTGACATGGGCGAAAGCTACGGGCGCTGGACGCTCGGAGCGGACGCCGAGATCATGCCCTTCATCACCTCAGCCAACGTCGCCTGCGGTTTCCACGGGGGCGACCCCCACGTGATGCGCAAGACCGTGGAGCTGGCCCTCCGGCATGGGGTAGCCGTCGGCTCGCACCCGTCTCTGCCCGACCTCATGGGCTTCGGGCGGCGGGTGATGGATGTCACGCCGCAGGAGCTGAAGGATTACCTCCACTACCAGTCGGGCGCGCTGCGCGAGTTCCTGCGCGCCGCCGGCTCCGAGCTGCAGCACGTCAAGCCGCACGGCATCCTGTACACGATGATGGAGCGGCAGGAGTTCGAGGCGCTGGGCCGGGCCTGCGGTGAGGCGGTGCAGGAGTCGCGCGATCCGAAGCTCATTCTCATGACCCTGGCGGCAGGCAAGTGCGACCAGGCCTGCCGGAAGATGGGCGTGCGGGTGGCGTCGGAGGGTTTCGCCGACCGCGCCTACAACGTGGATCTCACCCTGGTGTCCCGCAGGCTGTCGGGTTCGCTGATCACCGATCCCCAGAAGGCGGCGGCCCAGGCCGTACGGATGGCGATGGAGGGCAAGGTCCGGACCATCGACGGCGTGGACGTGGACATCTCCGTGCAGACGATCTGCTGTCACGGCGACACGCCGGGCGCCGACCGAATCGTGCGGGCGGTGAGGGAGGCGCTGGACCGGGCCGGCTGCCAGGTCAAGCCCCTGCGGGACTGGCTCCCGGCGGCTTGACCCCCATCGTATGGAAATGTTTTACTGAGGCCCCCTGATGGACGCGCCCCTCAAGCGGACACCCCTGTTCAAGCTCCACGTGGAGGCGGGGGCCCGCATGGTGCCGTTTGCCGGCTGGGAGATGCCCGTGCAGTACACCTCGATCATCGAGGAGCACCGCACGGTGCGCAGCGCGGTGGGCCTGTTCGATGTGAGCCACATGGGTGAGTTCGAGGTCGAGGGCCCCCAGGCGCTGGCCGCCGCCCAGCATCTCACCACGAACGACGTGGCGGCGCTGGAGATCGGCCAGGTGCAGTATTCGCTGCTCTGCTACCCGGACGGCGGCATCGTCGACGATCTCACGCTCTATCGCCTCGGCCCCGATCGCTACATGATGACCGTGAACGCCGGGAACATCGACAAGGACTGGACGTGGGTGACGCAGCAGAGCAAACGATTCACCGACGCGCGCTGGCGCAACGTGTCCGCGGACACCGCGCTGGTCGCCGTGCAGGGGCCTCGGGCCGAGCAGCTGGTGGGCCGGCTCGCCGCCATTGACGCCACCGCGATCGGTTACTACCGGTTCGCCGCGGGCGCGGTCGCCCGAGTGCCCGCGCGCATCTCACGCACCGGGTACACGGGCGAGGATGGGTTCGAGCTCTACGTGCAGGCCGCCGACGTCGAGCCTCTGTGGCGGGCGCTGCTCGAGGAGGGAGCCCAGACCGGAGCGCGCGCGATCGGCCTGGGCGCCCGTGACACGCTCCGGCTCGAGATGCGCTACGCCCTCTACGGTAACGACATCGACCAGACCACCAACCCCCTGGAAGCCGGGCTCGGCTGGGTCGTGAAGCCGGGTAAAGGCGACTTCCTGGGCCGCGAGGCGATCGAGCGCGCTCGGGCCGGCGGCCTGCGACGGCGGTTGATCGGCCTGGAGATGGCCGACCGCTCGATCGCCCGCCACGGCTACGTCGTGATGAAGGATGGCCGTCAGGTCGGAACCGTGACCTCCGGATCGTACGGCCCCTCGGTCGACAAGTCTATCGCCCTGGCCTACGTCGAGCCGGCGTTGGCCACCCCCGGCATTGAACTGGGCGTAGAGATTCGCGGGCAGATGCGGCCCGCTCGCGTCGTCAAGACGCCCTTCTACCCGCCCCGTGTCAAGAAAGCCGCGTAACCGTCCGATGCCAATGACGAGGCCACCATGGCGAACAACCCGCCCGAGCTGAGATACACGCGCGAGCACGAGTGGGCCAAGCAGGAAGGCGACACCGTGCGCGTCGGCATCACCCACTACGCGCAGGAGCAACTGGGTGACGTGGTGTTCGTCGAGCTGCCCAAGCCGGGAACCCGGGTGACCGCCCACAAGTCCTTCGGCGTCGTGGAATCGGTGAAGGCCGTGTCCGACCTGTTCGCGCCGGTCTCCGGCGAGGTCGTCGAGACCAACGCCGAGCTGACGAAGAAGCCGGAGCTGGTGAACCAGGATCCCTACGGGCGAGGCTGGATGCTGCTCATCAAGGCGGCCGATCCCGGCGAGTGGGATCAGCTGCTCACGGTGGAGCAGTACGAGGCCTACATCGCCGCCGCCGGTCACTGATGCGCTATCTGCCCAACACCCGCCAGAACCAGCGCGCCATGCTGGACGCCATCGGCGTCCACTCCATCGACGATCTCCTCAAGAAGATTCCGCCCAAGGCGCGGCTCAGCCGGCCGCTGCACCTGCCGCCGGCGCTGGCGGAGATGGATCTCATCCGGCACATGCGGCAGCTGGCAGCGACGAACGCCGATGCCGACGAGACGGTGTGCTTCCTGGGCGGCGGCGCCTATGACCACTACGTGCCCAGCCCCGTCAACCACCTGATCTCCCGCGGGGAGTTTTTCACGGCCTACACGCCGTATCAGCCCGAGGCCAGCCAGGGGACGCTCCGGAGCATCTACGAGTACCAGACGATGATCGCGGAGCTGACCGGCATGGACGTGGCCAACGCCTCGATCTACGATGGCGCCTCCTCCCTGGCCGAAGCCGCGCTCATGGCTCACGCCGTCACCGGCCGCGGAGAGATCGTGCTGGCGGCCGGAGTGAACCCCCTGTATCGACGGGTCGTCGCCACCTACTGTCAGGGCCTCGGCCTGCGCCTGCGGGACGTGCCGGCCCCCGAGGGTATCCTGGACCGTGACGCAGCCCGCCGGATGGTGGGCGGCCGGACGGCGGCGCTCGTCGTGCAATCACCGAACTTCTACGGTTGCCTGGAAGACGTCGCCGCCGCCGCCGAGCTGACCCATGCCGCCGGCGCGCTGATGATCGTCGCGAGCGATCCCGCTAATCTCGGTGTGCTGGAGGCGCCCGGCCGTCAGGGCGCGGACATCGTCGTCGGCGAGGGCCAGGGCCTGGGCGTGCCACTCTCCTACGGGGGACCCTACCTCGGCGTCTTCGCGGCCAAGCAGGAATTCGTCCGCCGCCTCCCCGGCCGGCTCGTCGGCGCCACCGTGGACATCGACGGCCGCCGGGGATTCACGCTGACGCTGCAGACTCGCGAGCAGCACATCCGCCGCGGCCGGGCCACCTCCAACATCTGCACGAACGTGGCGCTCTGCGCCCTCATGGCCACGGTGTACCTGGCCATCCTCGGCCGCCGGGGCCTGGCCCGGGCCGGCGAGCTGAGCATGGCCAAGGCCCACTATGCTGCCGAGCGGCTCACCCGGGTGCCAGGGGTGAGCCTTCGTTTCCCGGCCCCGTTCTTCAAGGAGTTCGCGCTCCGGTTGCCCAAGGCGCCGGAGCGGGTGGTGGCCAGGCTGGCCAGAGAGGGCATCCTGGCCGGGATCCCGCTCAAGCCTTTCGACCGGAAGCTCGGCGATGGCCTGCTGGTGGCGGTCACCGAGAAGCGCACTCGCGAGGAGATCGACCGGCTGGCCGGCGCGCTCACGAAGGCGGTCGCCTGATGCCGTTCGACAACGCCCCCACCTACGACAAGCTGATCTTCGAGCTGTCCTCGCCGGGGCGCTCGGCGTATTCGCTGCCCGAGCCGGACGTAGACGTGGACGCCGCCCGGAGCCAGATCCCGGCACAGTATCTGCGACAGGAGCCCCCCGCGCTGCCCGAGGTCTCCGAGCTGGACGTGGTGCGCCACTACTCCCGGCTGAGCCAGCTCAACTACGGTCTCGACACACACTTCTACCCGCTCGGCTCGTGCACGATGAAGTACAACCCGAAGCTCAACGAGGACATGGCCCGGTTGCCCGGCTTCGCCCGGCTCCATCCGCTGACGCCCGAGCTCCTGGCCCAGGGCGCGCTGCGGCTCATGCACGAGCTGGCGGGGCTGCTGGCCGAGATCGCCGGGATGGATGCGGTCTCCCTGCAGCCGGCGGCAGGGGCCCAGGGCGAGCTGGCCGGCGTGCTCATGATCCGGGCCTGGCACCAGGCCAACGGCGAGAAACGCACCAAGGTGCTGGTGCCCGACTCGGCGCACGGCACCAACCCGGCCTCGACGGTTATCGCCGGGTTCGAGGTGATCGAGGTCAAGTCGGACGCCAACGGTGAAGTGGACCTGGGAGACCTCGAGCGCCATCTGGGCCCGGACGTGGCGGCCTTCATGATCACCATGCCCAACACGCTGGGCAACTTCGAGCCGCGCATCGTCGAGATCATCGAGATGTGCCACGCCCGCGGCGTGCAGGTGTACATGGATGGCGCCAATTTCAACGCCATCCTGGGCATCAGCCGGCCCGGCGACCTCGGATTCGACGTCTGCCACTTCAACCTGCACAAGACCTTCACCACCCCTCACGGGGGCGGTGGCCCCGGGGCCGGTCCCGTCGGCGTCAAGAGCCACCTGGAGCCGTTTCTGCCCGTCCCGGTCGTCGCCAGGGACGACGGGCGGTACCGCCTGGACTGGAAGCGGCCGAAGAGCATCGGTAAGCTCCACGGGCTCTGGGGCAATTTCGGCATGCTGGTCCGCGCCTACACGTACATCCGGACCATGGGAGCGGACGGGCTGCGCAGCGTCTCGGAGAACGCCGTCCTCAACGCCAATTACGTCCTGAAACGTCTGGAGGGGCACTACGACGTGGCCGCCCCGGGGCCGTGCATGCACGAGTGCGTGGTGTCGGCCCGGCGGCAGAAGCGGCTCGGGGTGACCGCCATGGACGTGGCCAAACGGCTGCTCGACCTGGGCTTCTACGCGCCCTCGACGTACTTTCCTTTGATCGTCGAGGAGGCGTTGATGATCGAGCCGACGGAGACGGAGTCCAAGGAGACGCTCGACGCCTTCTGTGACGCGATGATCCGGATCGCCCAGGAAGCCGAGAGCAACCCCGCCATCATCCACGAGGCTCCGGTGAGCACGCCGGTGCGGCGCCTGGACCAGACCAAGGCGGCCCGCGAGCCCGATCTGAGGTGGCAGCCGAAGCCGTAGACGCGTGCCCCGCGACGTCGGCCCCCGCGGCCGTGATACTTTGAAGAGCGGTCATGGAGCGCCTCTGGCGACTGCTGATCACCGAGCCGGTCGACGGCGCCACCAACATGGCCATCGACGAGGCCCTCTGGCGCAGCCGGCACGCCGGCGCTGGCCCGCCGACGCTCCGGTTCTTCGCGTGGGACCCCCCGACGGTTTCGCTTGGGTACGGGCAACCGCTCGACGAGGCCGTCGACGTCGCGGCCTGTCGGCGTCTCGGCGTCGGGCTGGTACGGCGGCCGACCGGAGGCAGCGCGATCTACCACGACGGGCCCGAGCGCGAGCTCACGTACAGCGTGGCCGCCGCCAACGCCGATTTGGGGACCGCCGACGACCTGCTGGCGACCTACAACTGGATTGCCCTGGCCCTCTGCCGGGGCTTGCGGGCTCTCGGCGCCGCGGCCGACATCGTGCCCATTCCGGAAGGGACCGGCCCCACCCCGGCCTTTTGTTTCGCCCGGACGGGCCGCTACGAAATCGAGGTGGCGGGCCGCAAGCTCGTGGGCAGCGCCCAGCGCCGCCAGGGCGCCTGCTTCCTGCAGCACGGCTCGGTCCTCCTGGGCGTGGACGAGAAGCGACTGGCCCTCGTCTTTCCCACGACCGCGGACCCGCTGACGACGATGACGACGCTGGAAGCGGCCCTCGCCCACCGGCCTCACTTCGACGACGTCGCGGCCGCGCTGAGGGAGTCGTTCGAGAAGGAGCACGGCGTGGTCCTTCAGCCGGGCGGGCTCAGCAGCGAGGAGACGGCGCAGGCCGAGGCGCTGGTGCGCGACAAGTACGCGACCGACGCCTGGCTGGCCGGTCCGGCGTGAGCCGCGAGTATCCGGCCCGCCCCCTGGTGGGCGTCGGCGCCGTCGTGCTGCACCAGGGACGCGTGCTGCTGGTCCGCCGCGGCGGCCAGCCCTCGTCGGGCAAGTGGAGCCTGCCCGGTGGTCTGGTCGAGCTCGGAGAGACGACGGCGGAGGCCATCCATCGGGAGATCCGCGAGGAGTGCGGCATCGGCATCACCGTGGTCGACGTGGCCGGCGTCCTCGACCGCGTCACCCGCGATGCCGAGGGTCGTGTCCGGTATCATTACGTGCTGATCGATTACCTGGCCTTCCCGAAATCCGAGGCCGTGGTGGCTGGCACCGACGCCGCCGAGTGCCGCTGGGTGGAGATCGAGCGAGTGAACGAGCTCGACGTCACCGACGGGCTGAGTGACATGATCCGCCGGGGACTGGCCCTGGCCAGAAGGGAGTCGTGATCGCCCGGGACATGAACGTTCAGGTCCTCGCCAGGCCGCTGACCGAGGTCAAAGCGGACGCCCTCGTGGTCGGACTGCCCGCCGAGGTCAAGGCCCTGCCGCTGCGTCTGGCAGCCCTGGATCGACGGGCCGGCGGCCTGCTCAAGAACGTGCTGGAGGCCGAGAAGTTCCAGGGCCGAACGGCCTCGGTCACCCATGTCCACACGGCCGGGCGGCTGCCCGCCGCGTGCGTGGTGGTGGTCGGTCTGGGCAACGGCAAGCCGGCCACCGGCGAGGTGCTGCGGCGGGCGGCCTCGGCGGCCCTCCGGCGCGCTCGCGATCTCGGCGCCCGCTCGGTGGCGGTGGAGCTTCTCGGGGATCGCCTGCCCACACGGCAGCGCGCCCACGCGCTGGTCGAAGGCGGAATCCTGGGCACGTACACCTTCGACCGCTACAAGCGAGAGAAGAGCGACAAGCTCGTGGACCGCCTCACGGTGGTCGTCCCCGATGCGCGGATGGCGCGGGAGGCCGGTGAGGGCGCGCGGCGCGGCGAGGTCTTCGCCCGGGCCACCTGGTTCGCCCGTGACCTCGTCAACGCGCCGGCCAACGACATCCATCCTACGCAGCTGGCTCGCGTGGCGACGCAGGTCGCCCGGGAAGGCAAGCTGAAGCTCCGCATCTATGACCGGGACGCCTGTCGCAAGCTCGGGATGGGAGCGTTCCTCGGGGTGGCCGCGGGAAGCGAGCAGCCCCCGAAGTTCATCCACCTGACCTACGCGCCGCGGGGCCGGGCTCGCAAGCGGGTCGCGGTGGTCGGCAAGGGCATCACGTTCGACGCCGGAGGCCTGGACCTCAAGTCGGCCGAGGGCATGCTCCGCATGAAGGACGACATGTCCGGCGCCGCCGCCGTCCTCGGCATCATGCACGCGCTGCCGCGGCTGCGGCCGACGGTCGAGGTCCACGGGCTGATCGCGGCTGCCGAGAACATGCCGTCGGGCTCGGCCATCCGCCCCGGCGACGTCCTGCGAGCCATGAACGGCACCACCATCGAGGTCGGCAACACGGATGCCGAAGGACGCCTGACCCTGGCCGATGCCCTGTGCTACGCCAACCAGCAGGTGAAGCCGGACGAGATCATCGATCTGGCGACGCTGACCGGCGCGTGCGTCGTCGCGCTGGGCCCGCTCTGCGCCGGCCTGTTCGCCAACGAGAAGTCCCTGGGCGATCGCCTGCTGGCCGCCGCCGAGGAGGCCGGCGAACGTCTGTGGCCCTTGCCGCTCATCGAGGACTATCGCGAGTTCCTCAAGAGCGACATCGCCGACCTCAACAACGTCGGCCCTCGGGGCGGCGGGGCCATCACGGCCGGCCTGTTCCTCAAGGAGTTCGCCGGCTCGACGCCGTGGGCGCATCTCGATATCGCGGGGCCGGCCTTCAGCGAGAAGGACTTGCCGCTGGCGCCCAAGGGCGGGACCGGCGTGGCCGTGCGCACGCTCCTCAGCTACCTGACCGCATGACCGGTCGCGTCGACCTGCACACGCATACCACCGCGTCCGACGGCACGCTGTCGCCCCGTGAGCTCGTCCTGGCCGCGGTCCGGCAGAGTGTGACCGTCCTCGCCGTCACCGACCACGATTCGACCGAGGGCCTGAGCGAGGCGATGACGGAGGCGGCCAAGCACGCCCCATTGACCATCGTGCCCGGTCTGGAGATCAACTGCGACGTCGAGGGCGCCGAGATCCACGTGCTCGGTTACCTCGTGAACTACGCGGCGCCCTGGTTCCAGGAGTTCCTGCGCGAGCAGCGCGCAGAGCGGGTGACCCGCGTCCACCGCATCGCCGAGCGCCTGGGCGAGCTGGGCATGCCGATCGATCCCGCCGAGGTCTTCACGCTCGCCGGGGAGGGAGCGGCGGGACGTCCGCACGTTGCCCAGGTGATGGTCAAGCGGGGCTACGTGAAGTCCGTCCGGGAGGCGTTCGACAAGTACCTCAGATCCGGTGGTCCGGCGAACGTGCCACGCCGCCGCCTCACCCCTCAGGAGGCCGTGCGCGTGATCCGGCGGGCGGGGGGGGTGCCGGTCCTGGCCCATCCCGGGCTGGCCGGCCGCGATGAGCTCATCCCCGAGCTGGTCGCGGTGGGACTCCTGGGGATCGAGACCTACTACGCCGAGCACTCGGCGGCTCAGGTCACCGAGTATCTGAGCCTGTGTCGACGGTACGATCTGGTCGCCACCGGCGGCTCCGACTATCACGGCCCCCAGAGCGGACGCACCAATCCCGTCGGGACACCCGCCGTGCCCTGGGCAGCCTGGGAAGAGCTCCAGCGGCGAGCGGACGGGGCGAGACGCGAGCCGGCTGGCGGTTGAGCCGGCCATGCGCGAGCCAGCCAAGGCGCAGCCGCCGCGACCGCTGACCGTCCAGGTGCTCGGCTTCAAAGACTGTCAGGACACGCGCAAGGCGCTCCGCTTCTTCGCGGAGCGCAGGGTCGCCGTTCACTTCGTGGATCTCGCCGAGCGTCCAGCGTCCCGCGGCGAGCTGCGCCGCTTTCAGGAGCGCTTCGGGGCCCCGGCCCTCATCGATCGCGAGCAGCCGCGCTTCCGGGCCCTGGGCCTGCACGTCAGCGGCGACTCCCCGGAGCGGCTGCTCGCCCGCGCTCTCACCGAGCCGCGCCTGCTGCGCACGCCGTTGGTACGAAGCGCCAACCGGGTGAGCGTGGGCCACGCCCCCCAGGAGTGGACGGTGTGGCTCCAGGCCGACCGCTCGCCCCGCTAGCGGAGAACCTTGCGGGCCCGGGCGGGGCTGCCCACGGTCATCACGACGATGGAAGAGCG
Above is a genomic segment from Candidatus Methylomirabilota bacterium containing:
- a CDS encoding leucyl aminopeptidase; this encodes MIARDMNVQVLARPLTEVKADALVVGLPAEVKALPLRLAALDRRAGGLLKNVLEAEKFQGRTASVTHVHTAGRLPAACVVVVGLGNGKPATGEVLRRAASAALRRARDLGARSVAVELLGDRLPTRQRAHALVEGGILGTYTFDRYKREKSDKLVDRLTVVVPDARMAREAGEGARRGEVFARATWFARDLVNAPANDIHPTQLARVATQVAREGKLKLRIYDRDACRKLGMGAFLGVAAGSEQPPKFIHLTYAPRGRARKRVAVVGKGITFDAGGLDLKSAEGMLRMKDDMSGAAAVLGIMHALPRLRPTVEVHGLIAAAENMPSGSAIRPGDVLRAMNGTTIEVGNTDAEGRLTLADALCYANQQVKPDEIIDLATLTGACVVALGPLCAGLFANEKSLGDRLLAAAEEAGERLWPLPLIEDYREFLKSDIADLNNVGPRGGGAITAGLFLKEFAGSTPWAHLDIAGPAFSEKDLPLAPKGGTGVAVRTLLSYLTA
- a CDS encoding PHP domain-containing protein, with the translated sequence MTGRVDLHTHTTASDGTLSPRELVLAAVRQSVTVLAVTDHDSTEGLSEAMTEAAKHAPLTIVPGLEINCDVEGAEIHVLGYLVNYAAPWFQEFLREQRAERVTRVHRIAERLGELGMPIDPAEVFTLAGEGAAGRPHVAQVMVKRGYVKSVREAFDKYLRSGGPANVPRRRLTPQEAVRVIRRAGGVPVLAHPGLAGRDELIPELVAVGLLGIETYYAEHSAAQVTEYLSLCRRYDLVATGGSDYHGPQSGRTNPVGTPAVPWAAWEELQRRADGARREPAGG
- a CDS encoding ArsC/Spx/MgsR family protein — encoded protein: MREPAKAQPPRPLTVQVLGFKDCQDTRKALRFFAERRVAVHFVDLAERPASRGELRRFQERFGAPALIDREQPRFRALGLHVSGDSPERLLARALTEPRLLRTPLVRSANRVSVGHAPQEWTVWLQADRSPR